A window of the Actinobacillus genomosp. 1 genome harbors these coding sequences:
- a CDS encoding BRO family protein, with amino-acid sequence MNELKLFENSQIRSVWDEEREEWFFSIVDIVAALTGSSNPRRYWSDLKRKITEDEGGIELYDKIVQLKMIAPDGKMRVTDASDMAGIFRIIQSIPSPKAEPFKLWLAQVGKERIDEIIDPELTIDRALQTYLQKGYSKEWINQRLQAIQVRKELTDEWQSHGVQHGAEYAILTNEISRAWSGMSTKEYKTFKGLKKENLRDNMTTLELVLNMLAEATTTELTRQTNPQGLEENKAVAKRGGTVAGNARKEIEAQTGKPVISKQNAIDFAKLIEDVTKNK; translated from the coding sequence ATGAACGAGCTTAAACTTTTTGAAAATAGCCAAATTCGTTCAGTATGGGACGAAGAGCGAGAAGAATGGTTTTTTAGTATTGTGGATATTGTGGCGGCATTAACGGGCAGTAGTAATCCACGTCGCTATTGGAGTGATCTAAAACGAAAAATTACTGAAGATGAAGGTGGAATTGAACTGTACGATAAAATCGTACAGTTGAAAATGATAGCTCCAGACGGAAAAATGCGAGTAACAGATGCTTCTGATATGGCAGGTATTTTCCGTATAATCCAATCTATTCCAAGTCCTAAAGCTGAACCATTCAAACTGTGGTTAGCTCAAGTTGGAAAAGAGCGAATTGATGAAATTATTGATCCTGAATTAACTATCGACCGTGCGCTACAAACCTACTTGCAAAAGGGTTACAGTAAAGAGTGGATTAATCAGCGTTTACAAGCAATCCAAGTACGTAAAGAATTAACTGATGAATGGCAATCTCATGGCGTTCAGCACGGTGCGGAATATGCTATTTTGACTAATGAGATTAGCCGTGCTTGGAGTGGCATGAGTACCAAAGAGTACAAAACATTCAAAGGGTTAAAAAAAGAAAATTTACGAGATAATATGACAACGCTTGAGTTGGTGTTAAATATGTTAGCGGAAGCGACAACAACGGAGCTGACTCGTCAAACTAATCCGCAAGGTTTGGAAGAAAATAAGGCGGTTGCGAAGCGTGGCGGAACGGTCGCAGGTAATGCAAGAAAAGAGATTGAAGCACAAACGGGTAAACCGGTTATCAGCAAGCAAAATGCGATTGATTTTGCTAAATTAATTGAAGATGTAACAAAAAATAAATAA
- a CDS encoding ABC transporter ATP-binding protein, with protein MALLNLSNAYLGFGDHPLLDHTELHIEPGERVCLVGRNGVGKSTLMKVLAGEVQLDDGKLIFEKDIVVTRLEQDPPRHIQDTVFDYVAEGIAHLSDLLKQYHHISQQMQTDYSDELLAKLSNVQAQLEHNNGWQFENRIQDTLKLLELEPDKRLCELSGGWVRRAALARALVADPDILLLDEPTNHLDVEAITWLEDLLLNFKGSIIFISHDRSFIRKMATRIVDLDRGKLVSYPSNYDVYLETKAEDLRVEALQNELFDKKLAQEEVWIRQGIKARRTRNEGRVRALKALREERRNRREVQGTAKIQIDQTARSGKIVFEVENASYEIEGKTLLKNFTTTIQRGDKIALVGANGCGKTTFIKLLLGELQPTSGSIRCGTKLEVAYFDQYRAELDLEKTVMDNVADGKQDVEVNGVKRHVLGYLQDFLFPPKRAMTPVKALSGGERNRLLLAKLLLKPNNLLILDEPTNDLDVETLELLEELLADYQGTLLIVSHDRQFIDNTVTECYFFEGNGVLNKYVGGYFDAKQQQENYHATLAQNQPNKRSNSAEILQKAEEKQPLVAKSEPAKKVKLSYKDQRELDELPAKMEALEAEMESLQAEVNSADFFSKDPSYTQAQLQKLADAEMALEAAFERWEALENIKNGNL; from the coding sequence ATGGCACTACTAAATTTATCCAATGCCTATTTAGGTTTTGGCGATCATCCGTTATTGGATCATACGGAATTACATATTGAACCGGGCGAGCGTGTTTGTTTGGTTGGACGCAACGGGGTGGGAAAATCCACGCTGATGAAAGTGTTAGCAGGCGAAGTTCAGCTGGATGACGGTAAACTGATTTTTGAAAAAGATATTGTGGTGACTCGCCTTGAGCAAGATCCGCCTCGTCATATTCAAGATACGGTATTTGATTATGTGGCGGAAGGAATTGCGCATCTTAGCGACTTATTAAAGCAATATCACCACATTTCGCAACAAATGCAGACTGATTATAGTGATGAGCTATTAGCCAAATTATCGAATGTACAGGCACAGCTTGAGCATAATAACGGTTGGCAGTTTGAGAATCGTATTCAAGATACTCTTAAATTATTGGAATTGGAGCCGGATAAACGTTTATGCGAATTATCGGGCGGTTGGGTTCGCCGTGCGGCATTAGCTCGTGCATTGGTAGCAGATCCGGATATTTTGTTATTAGATGAACCGACCAACCATTTGGATGTGGAAGCAATTACTTGGCTTGAGGATTTATTACTCAATTTTAAAGGCTCGATCATCTTTATTTCGCACGACCGTTCGTTTATTCGCAAGATGGCGACCCGCATTGTCGATCTTGACCGAGGTAAGCTAGTTTCTTATCCAAGTAATTACGATGTGTATTTAGAAACTAAAGCGGAAGATTTGCGTGTCGAGGCGTTACAAAATGAGCTGTTCGATAAAAAATTAGCACAAGAAGAAGTATGGATTCGTCAAGGCATCAAAGCTCGCCGTACCCGTAATGAAGGTCGCGTGCGAGCATTAAAAGCTTTACGTGAAGAACGCCGCAATCGTCGAGAAGTACAGGGAACCGCTAAAATTCAAATCGATCAAACCGCACGTTCCGGCAAAATCGTATTCGAAGTGGAAAATGCAAGTTATGAAATTGAAGGTAAAACCTTGCTGAAAAACTTCACAACCACAATTCAACGAGGCGATAAAATTGCGTTAGTTGGAGCAAACGGCTGCGGAAAAACTACTTTTATCAAATTGTTATTAGGCGAGTTGCAACCGACTTCAGGCTCAATTCGTTGTGGTACGAAACTGGAAGTGGCTTACTTCGACCAATATCGTGCCGAACTTGATCTTGAAAAAACGGTAATGGATAACGTAGCGGATGGCAAACAAGACGTAGAAGTAAACGGGGTAAAACGCCACGTGTTAGGTTATCTACAAGATTTCTTGTTCCCACCAAAACGTGCTATGACACCGGTGAAAGCCTTATCGGGCGGTGAGCGTAATCGTTTATTACTGGCTAAATTATTGCTTAAGCCGAATAACTTGTTGATTCTGGACGAACCAACCAATGACTTAGATGTTGAAACCCTTGAGTTATTGGAAGAGTTATTAGCGGATTATCAAGGTACATTGCTGATTGTGAGCCACGACCGTCAATTTATCGACAATACCGTAACGGAATGTTATTTCTTTGAAGGTAACGGCGTATTAAATAAATACGTGGGCGGTTATTTTGATGCGAAACAGCAACAAGAAAACTACCACGCCACGCTTGCGCAGAACCAGCCGAACAAGCGGTCAAATTCTGCGGAAATTTTGCAAAAAGCAGAAGAAAAACAACCGCTTGTAGCTAAGTCGGAACCGGCTAAAAAGGTAAAACTCTCGTATAAAGATCAAAGAGAGTTAGACGAATTACCGGCAAAAATGGAAGCCTTAGAAGCGGAAATGGAAAGTTTGCAGGCGGAAGTTAATAGCGCAGACTTTTTCAGTAAAGATCCAAGTTATACGCAAGCACAATTACAAAAACTGGCGGATGCGGAAATGGCGTTAGAAGCCGCTTTCGAGCGTTGGGAAGCATTAGAAAATATTAAAAATGGGAATCTATAA
- the tcdA gene encoding tRNA cyclic N6-threonylcarbamoyladenosine(37) synthase TcdA — translation MARIDNYEQRFGGIGRLYTPEGLAKLRQAHICVIGIGGVGSWAVEALARSGIGKITMIDMDDICVTNINRQIHAMTGTIAQLKTEAMKERIERVNPECVVEIIDDFITPENIPEYLNRGYDYVIDAIDSVKTKAALIAYCKRNKIRMITTGGAGGQTDPTQIQITDLSKTIQDPLASKVRSLLRKEYNFSQNPKRKFGIDCVFSTQPLIFPKMGEGCEVSATMNCANGFGAVTMVTATFGFFAVSRVIDKLLKA, via the coding sequence ATGGCTCGAATTGATAATTACGAACAACGTTTTGGTGGAATCGGGCGACTTTATACGCCGGAAGGCTTAGCTAAATTACGCCAAGCGCATATTTGCGTGATTGGGATCGGCGGTGTTGGTTCTTGGGCGGTGGAAGCACTTGCTCGTTCGGGCATCGGTAAAATTACGATGATTGATATGGATGACATCTGTGTTACGAATATTAATCGCCAAATTCACGCGATGACTGGCACAATCGCACAATTAAAAACCGAAGCGATGAAAGAACGTATTGAGCGGGTTAATCCCGAATGTGTGGTGGAAATTATTGATGATTTCATCACACCGGAGAATATCCCCGAATATTTGAATCGTGGTTATGATTATGTGATTGATGCAATTGACTCGGTGAAAACTAAAGCTGCACTCATCGCTTACTGTAAGCGCAATAAGATCAGAATGATTACTACAGGCGGCGCAGGCGGTCAGACCGATCCGACTCAGATTCAAATTACCGATTTAAGTAAAACGATTCAGGATCCGCTTGCATCTAAAGTGCGTTCGTTATTACGTAAGGAATATAACTTTAGCCAAAACCCAAAACGTAAGTTTGGCATTGACTGTGTATTCTCTACGCAACCACTGATTTTCCCAAAAATGGGTGAGGGCTGTGAAGTATCCGCAACGATGAACTGTGCAAACGGTTTTGGTGCAGTGACAATGGTAACGGCTACCTTCGGTTTTTTTGCCGTGAGCCGAGTTATTGATAAGTTATTGAAAGCGTAA
- a CDS encoding DUF5339 domain-containing protein: MLKKVITSGMVSAVLIATIQNAVADMKTSSLSMAKPSVSKHLPSQCQQMFSVAHKLVSDAEKQPGTHTQVQKMKNKLSSTKEEILKMETEMQEKSCNKGLTALNTLKQKH, from the coding sequence ATGTTAAAAAAAGTTATCACCTCCGGTATGGTTAGTGCCGTGCTTATCGCTACTATTCAGAATGCCGTAGCCGATATGAAAACATCTTCACTTTCTATGGCGAAACCTTCCGTGAGTAAACATTTGCCGTCTCAGTGCCAACAAATGTTTAGTGTTGCACATAAACTTGTTTCTGATGCAGAAAAACAACCCGGTACGCATACTCAGGTTCAAAAAATGAAAAATAAGTTATCTTCCACTAAAGAAGAAATCTTAAAAATGGAAACCGAAATGCAAGAAAAAAGCTGTAATAAAGGTTTAACCGCTCTCAATACATTGAAACAAAAACATTAA
- a CDS encoding cytochrome ubiquinol oxidase subunit I, whose protein sequence is MLDIVELSRLQFALTALYHFLFVPLTLGLSFVLVVMETLYVTTGKEVYKDMTKFWGKLFGINFALGVTTGITMEFQFGMNWSYYSHYVGDIFGAPLAIEGLMAFFLESTFIGLFFFGWDRLSKAKHLLATYAVAFGSNLSALWILVANGWMQNPVGSEFNFETMRMELVSFSELVLNPVTQSKFLHTVTAGYTCGAVFVLGISAYYILKGQDLGFAKRSFSVGASFGLVAIISVAIMGDESGYEIGKAQPTKLAAMEGEFETQPAPAAWNVVVLPNTAEMKNEFSIHIPYMAGIIATRSFDTEIKGLKDIRAINEQRVRTGIQAYALLEKLRTGNYTAEEKAAFQAVQKDLGFGLLLKQYTPNVVDATEEQIQKAAASTIPNVGPTFWAFRIMMASGGLMLLLIGFAFIQNMRGTVGKNRLFLKAMLWGIPLPWIAIESGWFLAEYGRQPWAIYEMLPTGVSNSALTTTDLWISIGLLCGLYTIFLVVEMYLMFKYGRLGPSALKTGRYHFEQSTK, encoded by the coding sequence ATGTTAGACATTGTTGAACTCTCTCGCTTGCAGTTTGCATTAACTGCACTCTATCACTTCTTATTCGTGCCGTTAACATTAGGTCTTTCTTTTGTACTTGTAGTAATGGAAACTCTTTATGTAACGACAGGAAAAGAAGTTTATAAAGATATGACTAAATTCTGGGGTAAGTTATTCGGTATTAACTTTGCTCTAGGTGTAACAACTGGTATTACAATGGAATTCCAGTTTGGTATGAACTGGTCATATTATTCTCACTATGTTGGTGATATCTTCGGTGCTCCGTTAGCGATTGAAGGCTTAATGGCGTTCTTCTTGGAATCAACCTTCATCGGTTTGTTCTTCTTCGGTTGGGATCGTTTATCAAAAGCTAAACACTTATTGGCAACTTATGCGGTGGCTTTCGGTTCTAATCTTTCGGCTTTATGGATTCTTGTTGCGAACGGTTGGATGCAAAACCCGGTGGGTTCTGAGTTTAACTTTGAAACCATGCGAATGGAGCTTGTAAGTTTCTCTGAGCTAGTATTAAATCCGGTAACTCAATCTAAGTTCTTACATACGGTAACTGCGGGCTATACTTGCGGTGCGGTATTCGTATTAGGTATTAGTGCTTACTATATCTTAAAAGGTCAGGATCTCGGTTTTGCTAAACGTTCATTCTCTGTGGGAGCAAGCTTCGGTTTAGTGGCAATTATTTCAGTTGCTATTATGGGTGACGAATCGGGTTATGAAATCGGTAAAGCTCAACCGACTAAACTTGCCGCAATGGAAGGGGAATTTGAAACTCAACCTGCACCGGCTGCTTGGAACGTGGTAGTACTTCCGAATACGGCTGAAATGAAAAATGAGTTCTCAATTCATATTCCATATATGGCGGGTATCATTGCAACTCGTTCTTTTGATACCGAAATTAAAGGTTTAAAAGATATTCGTGCGATCAATGAACAACGTGTTCGTACCGGTATTCAAGCATACGCATTGCTCGAAAAATTACGTACGGGTAATTATACTGCGGAAGAAAAAGCGGCATTCCAAGCCGTTCAAAAAGACTTGGGCTTCGGTTTGTTACTTAAACAATATACGCCAAACGTAGTTGATGCGACGGAAGAGCAAATTCAAAAAGCTGCGGCAAGTACAATTCCTAATGTAGGTCCTACTTTCTGGGCATTCCGTATTATGATGGCATCCGGCGGATTAATGCTTTTACTTATCGGTTTTGCGTTTATCCAAAATATGCGCGGTACAGTGGGTAAAAACCGCTTATTCCTAAAAGCAATGTTATGGGGTATTCCGCTTCCGTGGATTGCAATTGAATCAGGTTGGTTCTTAGCTGAATATGGTCGTCAGCCGTGGGCAATTTATGAAATGTTACCGACAGGCGTATCAAATTCTGCATTAACGACGACAGATCTTTGGATCTCAATCGGTTTACTTTGCGGCTTATATACTATCTTCCTCGTGGTTGAGATGTATTTAATGTTTAAATATGGCAGACTTGGTCCAAGTGCATTGAAGACAGGTCGTTATCATTTTGAACAATCTACAAAATAA
- the cydB gene encoding cytochrome d ubiquinol oxidase subunit II — protein sequence MIDYEILRFIWWILIVVLLIGFAITDGFDMGVLTLLPVIGKSNVERRVMINTIAPHWDGNQVWLLTAGGAIFAAWPTVYATSFSGFYLAMILVLAALFFRPVGFEYRAKIDSPKWRNAWDWGLFIGGFVPSLIFGVAFGNLLQGVPFEFNNLNQVVYTGSFFGLLNPFALLCGVVSLMMLTTQGATWLQMKTTGDLRNRARATAQLTAAVVLVAFVLAGVWLSFKDGFVITSNLDHNAPSFLTDKTVAVESAAWFRNFAEMPVLWVVPALAVLGSLLTIVASKANRSGFAFFSSSIMLIGVIVTAAVSMFPFIMPSISHPEMSLTVWDSTASQYTLTVMLVVACIFVPLVLAYTTWSYFKMYGRLDAKYLEDNKASAY from the coding sequence ATGATCGATTATGAAATTCTCCGCTTTATTTGGTGGATTCTGATTGTCGTATTGCTAATCGGTTTTGCGATTACAGACGGTTTTGATATGGGCGTATTAACATTATTACCGGTGATTGGTAAAAGTAATGTTGAACGTCGAGTGATGATTAATACCATTGCTCCTCACTGGGATGGTAACCAAGTATGGTTATTAACTGCCGGTGGTGCGATTTTTGCAGCATGGCCTACAGTTTATGCGACATCATTCTCCGGTTTCTATTTAGCGATGATTCTAGTGCTGGCGGCATTATTTTTCCGTCCGGTAGGTTTCGAGTATCGAGCTAAAATTGATAGTCCGAAATGGCGTAATGCTTGGGACTGGGGCTTATTTATCGGTGGTTTTGTTCCGTCATTAATTTTCGGAGTAGCGTTCGGTAATTTATTACAAGGCGTACCGTTCGAATTTAATAACCTTAACCAAGTGGTATATACCGGTTCGTTCTTCGGTTTATTAAATCCGTTCGCACTATTATGTGGTGTTGTAAGTTTAATGATGCTTACTACGCAAGGTGCTACGTGGTTACAAATGAAAACGACAGGCGATCTGCGTAATCGTGCGAGAGCAACCGCTCAATTAACCGCAGCAGTTGTATTGGTTGCGTTCGTATTAGCCGGTGTTTGGTTATCATTCAAAGATGGTTTTGTAATTACAAGCAATTTAGATCACAATGCACCGTCATTCTTAACGGATAAAACTGTTGCTGTTGAAAGTGCCGCATGGTTCAGAAACTTTGCTGAAATGCCTGTATTATGGGTGGTTCCTGCATTAGCGGTACTAGGATCATTATTAACGATTGTGGCTTCTAAAGCGAATCGTTCAGGCTTTGCGTTCTTCTCATCATCAATTATGCTGATTGGTGTGATTGTGACTGCTGCAGTATCAATGTTCCCATTCATTATGCCGTCAATATCTCATCCTGAAATGAGTTTAACGGTTTGGGATTCGACAGCTAGCCAATATACATTAACGGTAATGTTAGTTGTTGCATGTATTTTTGTACCTTTAGTATTAGCTTATACTACGTGGTCATACTTCAAAATGTATGGTCGTTTAGATGCTAAATACTTAGAAGATAACAAAGCAAGTGCATACTAA
- a CDS encoding CydX/CbdX family cytochrome bd oxidase small subunit codes for MFYVTWVLGVLLAILFATVITVSIEKTGKFDE; via the coding sequence ATGTTTTATGTAACTTGGGTATTAGGCGTTTTACTTGCGATTCTTTTTGCAACGGTAATTACTGTAAGCATTGAGAAAACAGGCAAATTTGACGAATAA
- the ybgE gene encoding cyd operon protein YbgE, whose amino-acid sequence MIHSLYDITRKGWLKALSFILASAMFVMIMMNSNLFAQHFGGLAVYRAIITFYGMTILWIHGIGFEIRHKFWKTVFLPLLGYLIILSSLAYLISLR is encoded by the coding sequence ATGATCCATTCGCTCTATGACATAACAAGAAAGGGCTGGTTAAAAGCCCTTTCTTTTATTTTAGCTTCCGCTATGTTTGTAATGATCATGATGAATTCAAATCTATTTGCACAACATTTTGGCGGTTTAGCTGTATATCGAGCTATAATTACTTTTTATGGTATGACTATCTTATGGATTCACGGAATTGGCTTTGAAATTAGACATAAATTTTGGAAAACAGTCTTTCTTCCATTGCTAGGCTACCTAATTATTTTAAGTTCGTTAGCGTATTTAATTTCTTTACGATAG
- the ybgC gene encoding tol-pal system-associated acyl-CoA thioesterase — protein sequence MNFPIRVYYEDTDAGGVVYHANYICFFERARTEFLRQMGFSQQELLVKSFAFVVKKLEIDYKIPARLDDLLRVETEIIELKKATIIFRQQLWRDDTCLSSALVTVASVDLTKMKPVAIPVEIRQVLQAV from the coding sequence ATGAATTTCCCTATTAGAGTGTATTATGAGGACACGGATGCAGGCGGTGTGGTTTATCATGCCAATTACATTTGTTTCTTTGAGCGTGCACGTACCGAGTTTTTACGTCAAATGGGTTTCTCTCAACAAGAATTATTGGTTAAGTCGTTTGCTTTTGTTGTCAAGAAGTTAGAAATTGATTACAAAATTCCGGCTCGTCTTGATGATTTACTCCGTGTTGAAACAGAGATAATCGAGTTAAAAAAAGCAACGATTATTTTTCGGCAACAGCTATGGAGAGATGATACTTGTTTGAGTTCAGCCCTTGTTACCGTTGCAAGTGTTGATTTAACCAAAATGAAGCCTGTAGCTATTCCTGTCGAGATCAGACAAGTCCTACAAGCGGTCTAA
- the tolQ gene encoding protein TolQ, with protein METEFNLVSLFMQASIVVKIVILILISFSILSWAVIIQRSRVLTEAKKNALAFENKFWSGEDLHRLHEGLENRRDALNGSEQIFYAGFKEYMRLQQVNSDAPEATMKGSSRAMNLALNREVENLESYIPFLGTVGSISPYIGLFGTVWGIMHSFMGLSAVKQATLQSVAPGIAEALIATAIGLFAAIPAVMAYNRLSLRVNKLEQEYANFIDEFTTILHRQAFSKK; from the coding sequence ATGGAAACTGAATTTAATCTTGTCTCGTTATTTATGCAGGCAAGTATCGTGGTTAAAATTGTTATCTTGATTTTAATCAGCTTCTCGATTTTATCTTGGGCTGTCATTATTCAACGCAGCAGAGTTTTAACGGAAGCAAAGAAAAATGCGTTAGCGTTTGAAAATAAATTCTGGTCGGGCGAAGATTTACATCGCTTGCATGAAGGGCTAGAAAATCGTCGTGATGCTCTGAACGGTTCAGAACAAATTTTTTATGCCGGTTTTAAAGAATATATGCGTTTACAACAAGTAAACTCGGATGCACCTGAAGCAACAATGAAAGGTTCTAGCCGTGCAATGAATCTTGCGCTTAATCGTGAAGTTGAAAACTTAGAAAGTTACATTCCGTTTTTAGGTACGGTAGGCTCAATTAGCCCGTATATCGGTTTATTCGGTACGGTGTGGGGTATTATGCACTCATTTATGGGATTAAGTGCGGTAAAACAAGCGACATTACAATCGGTTGCTCCGGGTATTGCGGAAGCGCTTATTGCAACGGCTATCGGTTTATTCGCGGCGATTCCTGCCGTTATGGCATATAACCGTTTAAGTTTACGTGTAAATAAATTAGAGCAAGAGTACGCGAACTTTATCGATGAGTTTACAACGATCTTACATCGTCAGGCTTTCTCTAAAAAATAA
- the tolR gene encoding colicin uptake protein TolR, with protein MSYRRKRNDIKSEINIVPFLDVLLVLLLIFMATAPVISQSVEVNLPEDKHSQSVSNEDKTPVILQVADVGLYKLKIDGNFVQGSNGQEDLGEQEVIAYAGEAFQKDPNTLFLVAAEKNIPYEEVIKGIVLLKDAGIKNAGLMTQGK; from the coding sequence ATGTCTTACCGTCGTAAACGTAATGACATTAAATCTGAAATCAATATCGTTCCTTTTTTGGACGTATTGCTTGTTCTATTACTTATCTTTATGGCAACAGCGCCGGTTATTAGCCAAAGCGTCGAAGTAAATTTACCGGAAGATAAGCATAGTCAATCGGTATCTAATGAAGATAAAACCCCAGTCATTTTACAAGTTGCCGATGTAGGTTTGTATAAATTAAAAATTGATGGCAATTTTGTTCAGGGCAGTAACGGTCAAGAAGATCTTGGCGAACAAGAAGTTATTGCATATGCCGGAGAGGCGTTTCAAAAAGACCCGAATACTCTTTTCCTTGTAGCTGCGGAAAAAAATATTCCTTATGAAGAAGTGATTAAAGGGATTGTTCTTTTAAAAGACGCAGGTATTAAAAACGCAGGATTAATGACTCAGGGCAAATAA
- the tolA gene encoding cell envelope integrity protein TolA — MKSKNDRLELAVIVSILLHALLIGLLILGSFFTKTTLEEAAGGSGGSGEEFEAVMVDTGQVAAEYGRLKSDKKGNAKPKVEEKEEPKPEEEVAEEEPTPQEIAEEQAKEQQRVAMIEEQKKQEEQRKEEQRQKAEEKRQQEIAKQEQLKKEQAEEATRKKAAEAARLKAEAEAKNLEAAAKAAEEEKKAKEAQKKLEQQKKLEEQKQAEKEAKLKAEKEAKEKAEKEAKAKAEKEAKEKAEKEAKAKAEKEAKAKAEKEANAKAEKEAKEKAEKEAKAKAKAAADAKAKADAAAKATQAKNSKALDDFLSGGDIGGGSSKGGNKNTAGSQGNGNSKGIGDGKGVADTGYAQLIKKKLARTYRVDPSFSGRECQVKIFIDPAGNITNHQVLSGPDDICRAAVTAISAARNVPRAPNEETYNKYKSPIIKFGLKVL; from the coding sequence GTGAAATCTAAAAACGACAGACTGGAACTGGCGGTTATAGTTTCAATTCTATTACATGCATTGTTGATTGGATTGTTGATACTCGGTTCATTTTTTACTAAAACTACGTTGGAGGAAGCAGCCGGCGGTAGTGGCGGAAGTGGAGAAGAGTTTGAGGCGGTAATGGTTGATACCGGGCAGGTTGCTGCTGAGTATGGGCGTTTAAAATCTGATAAAAAAGGCAATGCTAAACCGAAGGTAGAGGAAAAAGAAGAACCGAAACCGGAGGAAGAAGTAGCAGAGGAAGAACCTACACCTCAGGAAATAGCTGAAGAACAGGCGAAAGAACAACAACGTGTTGCAATGATTGAAGAGCAGAAAAAGCAAGAAGAGCAACGTAAAGAAGAGCAGCGTCAAAAGGCGGAAGAAAAACGTCAGCAAGAGATTGCAAAACAAGAACAGCTCAAAAAAGAGCAAGCGGAAGAGGCTACACGTAAGAAAGCTGCAGAAGCTGCTCGTCTAAAAGCTGAAGCGGAAGCTAAGAATTTAGAGGCTGCGGCAAAAGCGGCTGAAGAAGAGAAAAAGGCAAAAGAAGCTCAGAAAAAACTTGAGCAGCAAAAGAAACTTGAAGAACAAAAGCAAGCAGAAAAAGAAGCGAAGCTAAAAGCTGAAAAGGAAGCCAAAGAAAAAGCAGAGAAAGAAGCTAAAGCGAAGGCAGAAAAAGAAGCTAAAGAAAAAGCGGAGAAAGAAGCCAAAGCGAAGGCGGAAAAAGAAGCTAAGGCTAAAGCCGAAAAAGAAGCCAATGCTAAGGCAGAAAAAGAAGCTAAAGAAAAAGCTGAGAAAGAAGCAAAAGCAAAAGCGAAAGCGGCTGCCGATGCAAAAGCTAAAGCGGATGCTGCAGCAAAAGCCACTCAAGCTAAAAATAGTAAAGCACTCGATGACTTCCTAAGTGGCGGAGATATTGGTGGCGGTTCTAGTAAAGGCGGCAATAAAAATACTGCGGGTTCACAAGGCAATGGCAATTCCAAGGGGATCGGAGATGGAAAAGGTGTTGCGGATACCGGATATGCTCAGCTAATTAAGAAAAAATTAGCAAGGACTTATCGTGTAGATCCGAGTTTTAGCGGACGTGAATGCCAAGTTAAGATCTTTATTGACCCGGCAGGTAATATCACTAATCATCAAGTATTATCAGGTCCGGATGATATTTGTCGCGCGGCGGTAACTGCAATTAGTGCGGCAAGAAATGTACCTAGAGCACCAAATGAAGAGACTTATAATAAATATAAATCTCCGATTATTAAATTTGGTTTGAAAGTTTTATAA